The genomic region CGGTCGACGTTTCCCATGTGTGACCAGCTGGGGTCAGCTTTGCCAGGACCAATGCTGACCCAATGCTGACTTTAGTGACAGTTCGTCAGGTCTGATGGCGTCCCGCTACCTCAGGCGTGGGGGCGATCGCAGCCTGACGCTGCTCGGTACAACACGCTGTACCGAGCAGGTGGTTTCAGGAGTGGCGCGGGCCTCGGGCAGCGCTGCTCGCGGCCTACGGGCGCTTGCCTGGTCGAACGCAGTATCGAAATCCCGGCAGTGCGCTGCGGGAGCGAGCAGGTATGGCGTTCCCGAACTCACGAGCGAGTGCTGGTCGGCCTGTTCCTGCCGTGAGGGCGTCGTACGAGGCGCGGTCGTCGAGGTTGTAAGCAGGTTCTTCGTCTCCTGGTGGTACAGCAGAGGTACTCATGCTGAGTGCGGAAATGGCCATGCCCGCAGCTTCACGGAGGGAGCTGGTCCGTAAATGGTCCGGATCTTGGTCGGTGCCTGGTGTCAGTCGCGGACCTGCCGGCGTCAGAAGCCCTCGGCGGTCTGTGTGGCCCGGGCCTGTCGGGTGCTCACGTGATGATCAGGCGTCGGGGTGCTGGCCCGCCAATGGCCCGGCTTCCTGCAAACGGACATCGCTGACGTGCCCGAGGCCCCGGTGTGGGGCGGGGGGTGACTCAGGTCAAGTGGTGACGGTGAGGACGCGTACGAAACCCTGCCCGGCGCCCTACGCCCGTTCGTGGTGGGTGTGGAGGGGCGCGGCAGACGTCGGGTGTCATGGGGGCTGGGTGGGCAGCGGGCACCGCTGGCTTCACCGCTAGGGCCTTGGCGTGGCACCGCCGAGCCGGTGGTGATGACACCTGGGAGACGGGAGGAAGGCAAGGTGGAAGAACTCTCTGAACACCCAGGCGAGTGCGCGGTCGCTCTCAAGCTGTCCGTGATCACCTCATGGAGGCTCTTGGGCTCGTCGTCGGACCTTCAGTCACAACCCAGACCCACGCCGCCCGAACCCACAGCAGGCAGACCGACCGCACCTTCGGCCAGCGCGCTGGCCATCCCCCAGCGACAACCATTCCGCAGGTTGAAACAGCCCGCCTTGCCAGCAACGGGCATGGCGAACTCCTTGCATAACAAGAGGGATGGGGATGAGTGGGGTGACGCGGCCGTACGGCGGTGGAGCTGAGCATCTGCCGGTGCTGGCGGGGGTGGATCCGGGACCCGGCGCAAGCCCGGACGGGGCAGGAGCCCGGCGGGTTCGCCACGGGCGGTGATCACCGGGGCGCCGCCGGGCATGGAGGGTTGAGCGACGTCATCGCTGCGGCGTGATCGCGCCACCGGTTCGGCACTTGGGCTGCGGACTGGTATCGGGCTGGCGGTTCTGCCGTGAACGCTCTGGCGCGGTCGAGAGCGGTGCGCGGCGAGGAAGACGCAGGTCAGCGTCTGACGGTACGCAGGCGGCGGTCAAGGAGGGCGCGTTCGCCCGTGTTGCGATCGCGGGCTCTGCGGCGGGGGTGCTAGTAGGGCTTAGTCAGGTTGGGGCTGGTGTTGCGTGTCCTGCGGGTTCGGTGTGTCGTTGCAGACGTGTGACGCCGGAGGAAATTGCAGCTGTACGTGGCGAGTTGGAGGACTTCGCGACAGAGGTTTTCGAGCCATTCGCGCGTAAGGATCAGCGTCGGTGGGGGCGGGTTTACCTGCGGGGCCTGCTCGCGGACGGGCAGCGCAAGTCCGTCGAGCCGATGGCCGCCAGGCTGGGCGAGGACGGTAACCGTCAGGCCCTGGCCCACTTCATCACCACCAGCCCGTGGGACCCCGCGCATGTGCGGGCCCGGCTGGCCTGGAAGATGGAAAAGGCGATCCGGCCCACCGTACTGGTCTTCGATGACACCGGGTTCCTCAAGGACGGCACTGCCTCGGCGTGTGTGTCGCGGCAGTACACCGGCACTGCGGGCAAGGTCACCAACTGCCAGGTGGGCGTCTCCCTGCACCTGGCCTCGGATCACGCCTCGGCGGCGGTCGACTGGCGGCTGTTCCTGCCCGAGACCTGGGATCCCGCCTCGCCGAAGGCGGACCCGGCCAAGGTCGCCCGTCGCACCGCCTGCCAGATTCCCGACGACATCGGGCATGTGGAGAAATGGCAGCTCGCACTCGACATGCTCGATGAGACCCGCTCGTGGGGCATCGAGGTGCCGGTGGCCGTCGCGGATGCCGGATACGGCGACGCGGCGGCCTTCCGGCACGGCCTGCAGGCCCGCAGCCTCAATTACGTCGTGGGAATCTCCACCACCCTCTCGGCCCAGCCCGGCCACGCGCTACCGGTCGCCGAGCCGTACTCCGGGATCGGACGCCGGCCGGTGGAGAAGTACCCCGACAAGCCGCAGTCGGTGAAACAGCTGGTCATCGCGGCCGGCCGGAAGGCGGCAAAGCCGGTGCAATGGCGTGAGGGCTCCCGGCCCGGCACCGGCCGCAGCGGCTTCAAACGGATGTACTCGCGGTTCGTGACCCTGCGGATCCGGCCCGCCGGACGCGAGGTCCGCCAAGCG from Streptomyces sp. NBC_00190 harbors:
- a CDS encoding IS701 family transposase yields the protein MTPEEIAAVRGELEDFATEVFEPFARKDQRRWGRVYLRGLLADGQRKSVEPMAARLGEDGNRQALAHFITTSPWDPAHVRARLAWKMEKAIRPTVLVFDDTGFLKDGTASACVSRQYTGTAGKVTNCQVGVSLHLASDHASAAVDWRLFLPETWDPASPKADPAKVARRTACQIPDDIGHVEKWQLALDMLDETRSWGIEVPVAVADAGYGDAAAFRHGLQARSLNYVVGISTTLSAQPGHALPVAEPYSGIGRRPVEKYPDKPQSVKQLVIAAGRKAAKPVQWREGSRPGTGRSGFKRMYSRFVTLRIRPAGREVRQAADSPELPECWLLAEWPANQGEPVQFWLSDLPADTPLTTLVRLAKLRWRIEHDYREMKQALGLAHFEGRTFNGWHHHVTLVSVAHAFCTLQRLARAPKDTAPA